A single window of Brachyhypopomus gauderio isolate BG-103 chromosome 21, BGAUD_0.2, whole genome shotgun sequence DNA harbors:
- the LOC143485214 gene encoding uncharacterized protein LOC143485214 isoform X2, with the protein MFTNISNEELDATVREILSCHPNTGYKMMVGHLNARSIRIQRHRVQESMRREDPAGVEIRALQLRTVRRRRYSVPAPNSLWHIDGNHKLIRWRIVVHGGIDGFSRLIVYLNVATNNRASTVMGSFFEAVNAYGVPSRVRSDKGGENVQVAHFMVSTRGLNRNSHITGRSTHNQRIERLWRDVFGGVLDLFYTIFCNLEREGLLNPDEEIHIYALHWTFLPHIQRHLQFFKDGWNHHRLRTEENQSPLQLWMQNQLEGYQDPPQVDMEYGIDWEDPHGYHHEGVAVPEVQLPRPLSDMEVQRLPNPQVPFSNALNLYSETVVMLTDILSDV; encoded by the exons ATGTTCACTAACATCAGTAATGAAGAGCTGGATGCAACAGTACGTGAGATCCTCAGTTGTCATCCAAATACAGGATATAAAATGATGGTTGGCCATCTGAACGCTCGAAGCATTCGGATACAAA GGCATCGCGTTCAAGAATCTATGCGCCGTGAAGATCCAGCAGGAGTTGAAATACGTGCTCTTCAGTTGCGTACAGTGCGCCGCAGAAGGTATTCTGTGCCTGCTCCCAACAGTTTGTGGCATATAGATGGCAACCATAAGCTTATCCG ATGGCGAATAGTAGTACATGGTGGCATTGACGGCTTTAGTCGTCTAATTGTGTACCTTAATGTTGCCACCAACAACCGGGCCTCAACAGTCATGGGGAGCTTCTTTGAAGCAGTCAATGCCTATGGAGTGCCATCACGTGTCAGGTCTGACAAAGGAGGAGAAAATGTTCAGGTTGCACACTTCATGGTGTCCACTAGAGGCCTGAATAGGAATTCCCACATCACTGGAAGAAGCACACACAATCAGAG GATAGAAAGATTGTGGAGAGATGTCTTTGGGGGAGTTTTAGATCTTTTCTACACCATTTTCTGCAACCTGGAGAGGGAGGGCTTACTCAACCCAGATGAAGAGATCCACATCTATGCACTGCACTGGACCTTTCTTCCACATATTCAGAGGCATTTGCAGTTCTTCAAGGATGGCTGGAACCACCATAGATTACGCACAGAAGAGAATCAGTCACCACTTCAACTGTGGATGCAGAACCAACTTGAGGGGTATCAAGACCCTCCCCAG GTTGATATGGAGTATGGTATTGACTGGGAAGATCCACATGGATACCACCACGAGGGAGTCGCAGTTCCTGAGGTTCAGCTTCCTCGGCCACTATCAGACATGGAAGT
- the LOC143485214 gene encoding uncharacterized protein LOC143485214 isoform X1: MSCSICSNQEQDRTVMAAYRQQVARDLRLLADLVENASPDYLLFRVEVLADRLFHLAASADTEVDPAVFTILEEVVLLLQNSDGTQLGRPSHILPAEALESYLSAGLSVRDIAVLFGVGERTVYRRMAEHGLRVSDMFTNISNEELDATVREILSCHPNTGYKMMVGHLNARSIRIQRHRVQESMRREDPAGVEIRALQLRTVRRRRYSVPAPNSLWHIDGNHKLIRWRIVVHGGIDGFSRLIVYLNVATNNRASTVMGSFFEAVNAYGVPSRVRSDKGGENVQVAHFMVSTRGLNRNSHITGRSTHNQRIERLWRDVFGGVLDLFYTIFCNLEREGLLNPDEEIHIYALHWTFLPHIQRHLQFFKDGWNHHRLRTEENQSPLQLWMQNQLEGYQDPPQVDMEYGIDWEDPHGYHHEGVAVPEVQLPRPLSDMEVQRLPNPQVPFSNALNLYSETVVMLTDILSDV; this comes from the exons ATGTCTTGTTCAATCTGCAGTAACCAAGAACAAGACCGGACAGTAATGGCTGCTTACAGGCAACAGGTAGCCAGAGATCTTAGACTCTTAGCTGATCTGGTTGAAAATGCAAGTCCGGATTATTTATTGTTTCGTGTCGAGGTTTTGGCGGACCGTTTGTTCCATTTAGCGGCATCTGCTGATACAGAGGTCGATCCTGCAGTATTCACAATTTTGGAGGAGGTGGTTCTTTTATTGCAAAATTCAGATGGCACCCAGCTAGGACGCCCTTCTCACATACTGCCCGCGGAAGCCCTTGAAAGCTATTTATCAGCAGGTTTGTCTGTCCGGGACATTGCAGTTCTTTTTGGAGTTGGTGAAAGAACGGTGTACCGGCGAATGGCGGAACATGGTCTGAg GGTGTCTGACATGTTCACTAACATCAGTAATGAAGAGCTGGATGCAACAGTACGTGAGATCCTCAGTTGTCATCCAAATACAGGATATAAAATGATGGTTGGCCATCTGAACGCTCGAAGCATTCGGATACAAA GGCATCGCGTTCAAGAATCTATGCGCCGTGAAGATCCAGCAGGAGTTGAAATACGTGCTCTTCAGTTGCGTACAGTGCGCCGCAGAAGGTATTCTGTGCCTGCTCCCAACAGTTTGTGGCATATAGATGGCAACCATAAGCTTATCCG ATGGCGAATAGTAGTACATGGTGGCATTGACGGCTTTAGTCGTCTAATTGTGTACCTTAATGTTGCCACCAACAACCGGGCCTCAACAGTCATGGGGAGCTTCTTTGAAGCAGTCAATGCCTATGGAGTGCCATCACGTGTCAGGTCTGACAAAGGAGGAGAAAATGTTCAGGTTGCACACTTCATGGTGTCCACTAGAGGCCTGAATAGGAATTCCCACATCACTGGAAGAAGCACACACAATCAGAG GATAGAAAGATTGTGGAGAGATGTCTTTGGGGGAGTTTTAGATCTTTTCTACACCATTTTCTGCAACCTGGAGAGGGAGGGCTTACTCAACCCAGATGAAGAGATCCACATCTATGCACTGCACTGGACCTTTCTTCCACATATTCAGAGGCATTTGCAGTTCTTCAAGGATGGCTGGAACCACCATAGATTACGCACAGAAGAGAATCAGTCACCACTTCAACTGTGGATGCAGAACCAACTTGAGGGGTATCAAGACCCTCCCCAG GTTGATATGGAGTATGGTATTGACTGGGAAGATCCACATGGATACCACCACGAGGGAGTCGCAGTTCCTGAGGTTCAGCTTCCTCGGCCACTATCAGACATGGAAGT